The nucleotide sequence GCAGCACGTCCCCCACCCGCCAGAGCAGCCGACCGATCCCTCGCGCGCCCCGCACGAAAACGAATTCGTTGATCTCGTCGGCATAGTACTTGTTAAACAGCAGCCGGTAGAGCGCGCCGGCGCGCGCCTGGACACGCGCGGGGATTTCGGGCCAGCGCAGATAGAGAAAGTACGCGAGCAGGGAGCCCGAGATCGCCAGCCAGAACGGCGCCGAGTAAAGACCGTGCGCCATGAAGGCACCGACACGGTTCACCACGTTGGCGCCCCCCGCCTGGTATCCGCCGGCGATCGCACCCACGGTGTCGTGCGCCGGGAGCACCTTGATCGAAGTCCCGAAGTAGCCGCCGAAAACGACCGGGTCGAGCGTCGCGATGCCGGCCGCGATCGAGGGGATCGCGAGCAGCACGAGCGGTACCGTGACGACGGCGGGCGACTCCTTGACGTGATGAAAGGTCTCCTCGTCCATCCGCGGCTTGCCGTGGAACACCAGGAAGAGCAGCCGGAACGTGTAGAACGCCGTGATGAACACCCCGAGCAGCACGGCGGCGTACGCGATCCCGCTCCCGGGGAGCGACGAGTGGTGCACCGCCTCGATGATCATGTCCTTCGAGAAGAACCCGGAGAACGGCGGGATCCCGGCGAGCGCGAGCGATCCGATCCAGGCGGTGACGAAGGTCCAGGGCATGCGGTGGCGAAGGCCGCCCATCCTGCGGATGTCCTGCTCGTGGTGCAGCGCGATGATCACCGAGCCGGCCGCGAGGAAGAGCAGCGCCTTGAAGAACGCGTGGGTCATCAGGTGGTAGATGCCGACGCTGTAGGCGGACGCGCCGAGCGCGACGAACATGTAGCCGAGCTGCGAGAGCGTCGAGTAGGCGACGACCCGCTTGATGTCGTTCTGCACGATGCCGACCAGGGCCATGGTGAAGGCCGTGACGGCGCCGATCACCATCACGACCGAAAGAGCCGTCTCGGAAAGCTCGTAAAGCGGAGACATGCGCGCCACCATGAAGATGCCGGCCGTGACCATGGTGGCGGCGTGGATCAGCGCCGAGATCGGGGTCGGGCCCTCCATGGAGTCCGGAAGCCAGACGTGCAGCGGCACCTGCGCCGACTTGCCCATGGCGCCGATGAAAAGCAGCAGGCAAACCAGCGTCATGACGTTGACGGCCCCGTCCAGGAGATGGATCTGGTGATCGGCGAGCTGCGGGGCGATCGCGAACACGGCGGCGTAGTCGAGGCTCCCGAAATAGTAGTAGATCGCCGCGATCCCGAGCAGGAACCCGAGATCGCCGACGCGGTTCACGAGGAATGCCTTGAGCTGCGCGTACGTCGCCGACTCGCGCGTGAACCAGAAACCGATCAACAGGTACGACATCAAGCCGACCGCCTCCCAGCCGAAGAAGAGCTGGAGGAAGTTGTTCGACATCACCAGCATCAGCATCGAGAAGGTGAAGAGCGCGATGTAGCTGAAGAAGCGCTGGTATCCCGGATCGTCGCGCATGTAGCCGATGGTATAGACGTGCACCATGAGCGAGACGAAGGTCACGACGACCATCATGAGCGCGGTGAGCGGGTCGATCAGGAAGCCGATCTCCAGCGGCAGCCCCCCGCTCGTGCCCCAGGTGTAGACCGGTCCGTTGAAGGTGCGACCCGCCAGGACATCGGGCAACACCACGAAAGCGGACAGCGCGAATGCGACCGCGACGCCTCCGATGGTGACCGTATGGGCCGCGACGCGGCCGATCTTCCAGCCGAGCAGCCCTGCGATCATCGCGCCCGCGAGGCACGCGAGCGGGATCAGCAGGTAGATCGTTTCCTGGCTCAATCCCAGCATGTCAGCCCTTGAGCCTGTCCAGGTCCTCGACGTCGATCGAGGCGCGGTTGCGGAAGAGCGCCACCAGGATGGCGAGTCCGATGGCGGACTCGGCGGCGGCGACGGTCAGGATGAAGAACACGAAAACCTGCCCGGAGGCGTCGCCGAGGTAGCGCGAAAAGGCGATGAAGTTCGTGTTGACGGCGAGCAGCATGAGCTCGATCGCCATCAACAGGATCACGAGGTTCTTCCGGTTCAGGAAGATGCCGACGACGCTGATCGCGAACAGGATCGCGCCGAGAATCAGGTAGTGCTCGAGTGGAACCATCCCTCCCCTTCCCGTCGTCAGCTCTTCTTTTCGGCGCGCATCTTGACGACGCGCACCCGGTCTTCACGCCGCACCCGAATCTGCATATCGGGGTCCTGGTACTTCGTGTCCTTGCGCCGGCGCATGGTAATGGCGATCGCCGCGACGATCGCGACCAGCAGGATCAGCGCCGCGAGCTCGAACGGATAGGCGTAGACCGTGTACACCAGGCGCCCGAGCTCCTTGGTGTTGCTGTATCCGGCCGGTACCGGCTCGGGCGCCGGCATCTGCCCGGTCTCGAACCGTCCGGACGACAGGATGAGCACCATCTCGAGAACGAGCAGCACCGCCACGATCGCGCCGTACGGCAGGTATTCGCCGAAGCCGGCGCGCAGCCGGGCCAGGTCGATGTCCAGCATCATGACGACGAACAGGAACAGCACCATCACCGCGCCGACGTAGACGAGCACCAGCACGATCGCCAGGAACTCGGCCGAGAGGAGGAGCCACAGCCCGGCCGCGCTGAAGAAGGCCAGCACCAGGAACAGCGCCGACTTCACGGGGTTGCGAATCGTCACGACCATCGCGGACGCGAAGATCAACAGCCCCGCGAAGACATAGAACACGACTTGCTGAAATTCCATCGTTCTCAGCTCATCGCCGCGCGCAACCGACGCGCGCCGAGCGGTGCTCTTCTCGAATCGAGGCGCGTTGTCA is from Sulfurifustis variabilis and encodes:
- the nuoL gene encoding NADH-quinone oxidoreductase subunit L, whose product is MLGLSQETIYLLIPLACLAGAMIAGLLGWKIGRVAAHTVTIGGVAVAFALSAFVVLPDVLAGRTFNGPVYTWGTSGGLPLEIGFLIDPLTALMMVVVTFVSLMVHVYTIGYMRDDPGYQRFFSYIALFTFSMLMLVMSNNFLQLFFGWEAVGLMSYLLIGFWFTRESATYAQLKAFLVNRVGDLGFLLGIAAIYYYFGSLDYAAVFAIAPQLADHQIHLLDGAVNVMTLVCLLLFIGAMGKSAQVPLHVWLPDSMEGPTPISALIHAATMVTAGIFMVARMSPLYELSETALSVVMVIGAVTAFTMALVGIVQNDIKRVVAYSTLSQLGYMFVALGASAYSVGIYHLMTHAFFKALLFLAAGSVIIALHHEQDIRRMGGLRHRMPWTFVTAWIGSLALAGIPPFSGFFSKDMIIEAVHHSSLPGSGIAYAAVLLGVFITAFYTFRLLFLVFHGKPRMDEETFHHVKESPAVVTVPLVLLAIPSIAAGIATLDPVVFGGYFGTSIKVLPAHDTVGAIAGGYQAGGANVVNRVGAFMAHGLYSAPFWLAISGSLLAYFLYLRWPEIPARVQARAGALYRLLFNKYYADEINEFVFVRGARGIGRLLWRVGDVLLIDGLAVNGTARVIGWASTVIRQIQSGYVYHYAFAMILGLFLLITFFLHR
- the nuoK gene encoding NADH-quinone oxidoreductase subunit NuoK yields the protein MVPLEHYLILGAILFAISVVGIFLNRKNLVILLMAIELMLLAVNTNFIAFSRYLGDASGQVFVFFILTVAAAESAIGLAILVALFRNRASIDVEDLDRLKG
- a CDS encoding NADH-quinone oxidoreductase subunit J; protein product: MEFQQVVFYVFAGLLIFASAMVVTIRNPVKSALFLVLAFFSAAGLWLLLSAEFLAIVLVLVYVGAVMVLFLFVVMMLDIDLARLRAGFGEYLPYGAIVAVLLVLEMVLILSSGRFETGQMPAPEPVPAGYSNTKELGRLVYTVYAYPFELAALILLVAIVAAIAITMRRRKDTKYQDPDMQIRVRREDRVRVVKMRAEKKS